A genomic segment from Luteolibacter ambystomatis encodes:
- a CDS encoding Hsp70 family protein has translation MSDIILGIDLGTTNSAVGVVDSGFPILLADEDGRRITPSAVWFGKDGGSEIGRKALRRRALEPGRVVTSVKRLMGRRFGEETEFPVAMARTADGGVTVLDHTPEQVSAQILGELKRIAEWRLETAIHKAVITVPAYFNDAQRAATKRAGELAGLEVVRILNEPTAAALAYGLDKLSEKSRVAVYDFGGGTFDLSILEMQDGVFQVLATHGDTRLGGDDLDLALARRAATLGNVEFDSLDAAARVKLVEEAERVKCALSSSEEAAFRVPFYDGANSLETAVVRADFEAVAAPWIARTLRHCRQALADAALSPTDLDAVVLVGGSTRIPAVRAAVAECFNREPDVSQHPDEAVALGATIQAGVISGALRKMVLLDVTPLSLGIETFGGLMNVLIPRNTTIPCKAGEMFTNAAAGQTSMRIRVLQGEREMSRDNWELGAFEVTFESLPKGQARVGVQFRIDENGILEVLARDVVTGKDTIVQIRSAAVDVDDIAVGKMVSESVEHAFEDMAERVFTEAKLKAEELLPAVEMVLAQGLATDVERSEIEAASTAVRDALSSGAATPLKQAVQKLDLATEALAARLVEKAMEEALERRLADG, from the coding sequence ATGAGCGACATCATCCTGGGCATCGATCTCGGCACCACCAATTCCGCGGTGGGCGTGGTGGATTCCGGCTTCCCGATCCTGCTGGCGGACGAGGATGGCCGCCGGATCACGCCGAGCGCGGTGTGGTTCGGAAAGGATGGAGGCTCGGAGATCGGTCGCAAGGCATTACGCCGACGAGCGCTCGAACCGGGCCGGGTGGTGACCAGCGTGAAACGCCTGATGGGGCGTCGGTTCGGGGAGGAAACCGAGTTTCCGGTGGCGATGGCACGCACGGCCGATGGCGGTGTGACGGTGCTCGACCACACGCCGGAGCAGGTCAGCGCGCAGATCCTTGGCGAGCTGAAGCGGATCGCGGAGTGGCGCTTGGAAACGGCGATCCACAAGGCGGTCATCACGGTGCCTGCCTATTTCAACGACGCCCAGCGCGCCGCGACCAAGCGCGCCGGTGAACTCGCGGGTCTGGAGGTGGTGCGCATTCTCAATGAGCCCACCGCCGCGGCGCTGGCCTACGGTCTCGACAAGCTCTCCGAGAAGTCCCGGGTGGCGGTGTACGATTTCGGCGGCGGCACCTTCGATCTTTCGATCCTGGAGATGCAGGACGGCGTCTTCCAAGTGCTGGCGACCCATGGCGATACGCGCCTCGGAGGCGATGATCTCGATCTGGCTCTGGCCCGGCGGGCCGCCACCTTGGGAAACGTGGAGTTCGATTCGCTGGATGCCGCGGCCCGCGTGAAGCTGGTTGAAGAAGCGGAGCGGGTGAAATGCGCGCTTTCCTCGAGCGAGGAGGCAGCCTTCCGTGTGCCGTTCTATGATGGTGCGAACAGTCTGGAGACGGCGGTCGTACGAGCGGACTTCGAAGCTGTCGCGGCACCGTGGATCGCGCGCACATTGCGGCACTGCCGTCAGGCGCTGGCCGATGCTGCTCTCTCTCCAACCGATCTGGATGCGGTGGTGCTGGTCGGCGGCAGCACCCGGATTCCAGCGGTGCGCGCGGCAGTGGCGGAATGTTTCAACCGGGAGCCGGACGTCTCCCAGCACCCGGACGAAGCGGTGGCATTGGGAGCCACCATCCAGGCCGGAGTGATCAGCGGCGCACTGCGCAAGATGGTGCTGCTCGACGTGACCCCGTTGAGCCTCGGCATCGAGACCTTCGGCGGGCTGATGAACGTGTTGATCCCTCGCAACACCACCATCCCGTGCAAGGCGGGCGAGATGTTCACCAACGCCGCCGCCGGCCAGACATCGATGCGCATCCGGGTGCTCCAGGGCGAACGGGAGATGTCTCGGGATAATTGGGAACTGGGTGCCTTCGAAGTTACCTTTGAGTCCCTGCCGAAAGGGCAGGCCCGTGTCGGCGTGCAATTCCGCATTGATGAAAACGGCATTCTCGAAGTGCTGGCCCGCGATGTCGTCACTGGCAAGGACACCATCGTCCAGATCCGGAGCGCAGCCGTGGATGTCGATGACATTGCAGTCGGAAAAATGGTCAGCGAGTCGGTGGAACATGCTTTCGAAGACATGGCGGAGCGCGTCTTCACCGAGGCGAAGCTGAAAGCGGAAGAACTGCTGCCCGCCGTCGAAATGGTACTGGCCCAGGGCCTCGCAACGGATGTCGAGCGCTCTGAAATCGAGGCCGCCTCCACAGCGGTGCGGGATGCATTGTCCTCCGGAGCAGCCACTCCGTTGAAACAGGCGGTACAGAAGCTCGATCTGGCCACCGAGGCGCTGGCGGCGCGATTGGTGGAGAAAGCCATGGAAGAAGCCCTCGAGCGCCGCCTGGCGGACGGTTAG
- a CDS encoding DnaJ domain-containing protein, translating into MDAFEILGIPRTLVISEEMLRAAFREAGKQVHPDAGGDEADFARLQQAFATLTGPSKRLKHWLTLRGEAGDDRGSIAPELMDLFGQVGTVIQRADAIVRKRDEARSALVLAMLEGETQSCREAVEAAISQVDAALAAETAVFPAIESGEVSATQATRHARNLAFLEKWRANLQERFARLL; encoded by the coding sequence ATGGATGCATTCGAGATTCTCGGGATTCCAAGGACGCTGGTGATTTCCGAGGAAATGCTACGGGCCGCATTCCGTGAAGCAGGCAAACAGGTTCACCCGGATGCGGGCGGTGACGAGGCGGATTTCGCACGGCTTCAACAGGCGTTCGCCACACTGACCGGCCCGTCGAAGCGGCTGAAGCACTGGCTGACCCTGCGGGGAGAAGCGGGCGATGACCGCGGCTCGATCGCGCCGGAGCTGATGGACCTTTTCGGCCAGGTCGGCACCGTGATCCAGCGGGCGGATGCCATCGTCCGCAAGCGCGACGAAGCCCGCTCGGCGCTGGTGCTGGCGATGCTGGAAGGCGAGACGCAATCCTGCCGCGAAGCGGTGGAGGCGGCGATTTCCCAGGTGGATGCCGCGCTTGCCGCGGAAACGGCGGTCTTTCCCGCCATCGAATCCGGAGAGGTCTCCGCGACTCAGGCCACCCGGCATGCCCGCAATCTCGCGTTTCTGGAAAAATGGCGCGCCAACCTCCAGGAGCGCTTCGCCCGCTTGCTCTGA
- a CDS encoding HesB/IscA family protein gives MSAPTVNFKVGNEKLIRVLDGASSHLRGLLTKQGRPDGALRIAVVGGGCSGLQYKMDLVDGPRDRDILVPSNGVNVVIDPKSALFVSGSELDFSDDLQQGGFKVSNPNAIVTCSCGESFAA, from the coding sequence GTGAGCGCTCCCACGGTCAACTTCAAGGTCGGCAATGAAAAGCTGATCCGCGTCCTCGATGGCGCGTCCAGCCACCTGCGCGGACTTTTGACGAAACAAGGCCGCCCGGATGGTGCGCTCCGCATCGCCGTGGTCGGCGGCGGCTGTTCCGGCCTGCAATACAAAATGGACCTCGTGGATGGCCCGCGTGACCGGGACATCCTCGTGCCCAGCAACGGAGTGAACGTGGTGATTGATCCGAAGAGCGCGCTGTTTGTCAGCGGCAGCGAACTGGATTTCTCGGACGATCTCCAGCAGGGCGGCTTCAAGGTCAGCAACCCGAATGCGATCGTCACCTGCTCGTGCGGGGAGAGTTTTGCGGCATAA
- a CDS encoding beta-N-acetylhexosaminidase translates to MFRLPLSCLLILAGSATAELPLIPRPAKVVEKKGTFSMTDPGRVRIAPFNGSAMALQGLSAAAGRALSEAAQGQTPQIVVMRDKAAPKGEGYRLEVDERGALVSAADDAGLFYGSQSLAQLIAASGGEGVPFVSIEDTPRYGWRGYMLDEARHFSGEAAVKRLLDAMARYKLNRFHWHLTDSAGWRIEIKKYPKLTTIGARGNETDRSESAPVQFYTQEEIKRIVAYAKERQITIIPEIDMPGHADAAVLAYPELDGGGMVQNGNPQKWPHFTFNPAKKEVLTFLDDVLKEVGGLFSDAGMIHYGGDEVNFGWKKWPELPEVKELMARENLKDNAAVEGWFNRRMAKSVNDLGFKTAGWDEIAVQGLPKDKTVVFWWRHDKPAVLRQALEAGYPVVMCPRRPCYFDFIQDGSHKDGRVWGGFNPISDVYQFPASLKLSEKDEKQVLGIQACLWTETMKTQARRDTMTWPRLIALGEAGWTPADRKDFASFETRLPAELKWLRAHGIQTWDPFAKTPEVSDKGAKVEYPDKPE, encoded by the coding sequence ATGTTCCGTTTGCCGCTTTCCTGTTTGTTGATTCTGGCCGGGTCCGCCACCGCAGAACTCCCCCTCATCCCCCGACCGGCGAAGGTCGTGGAAAAGAAGGGGACTTTTTCCATGACCGATCCCGGCAGGGTGCGGATCGCGCCCTTCAATGGCAGCGCCATGGCTCTGCAAGGACTTTCCGCTGCCGCGGGGCGGGCGCTGTCCGAAGCCGCGCAGGGGCAGACACCCCAGATTGTCGTGATGCGGGACAAGGCGGCTCCGAAGGGAGAGGGCTACCGGCTGGAGGTCGATGAGCGCGGGGCGTTGGTCAGCGCGGCCGATGATGCGGGGTTGTTCTACGGCAGCCAATCGCTTGCGCAACTGATCGCCGCCTCGGGTGGCGAGGGAGTGCCTTTCGTGTCCATCGAAGACACGCCGCGCTACGGCTGGCGTGGCTACATGCTCGATGAGGCCCGTCATTTTTCCGGTGAAGCCGCCGTGAAGCGCCTGCTGGATGCCATGGCGCGCTACAAGCTCAACCGCTTCCACTGGCACCTCACCGATTCCGCCGGCTGGCGCATCGAGATCAAAAAGTATCCGAAACTGACCACCATCGGCGCCCGCGGCAATGAGACCGATCGCAGCGAGAGCGCGCCGGTGCAATTCTACACCCAGGAGGAGATCAAGCGCATCGTCGCCTATGCGAAGGAGCGCCAGATCACCATCATCCCGGAGATAGACATGCCGGGGCATGCGGATGCCGCGGTTTTGGCCTACCCGGAGCTCGATGGCGGCGGCATGGTCCAGAACGGCAACCCGCAGAAGTGGCCGCACTTCACCTTCAATCCCGCCAAGAAAGAGGTCCTCACGTTTCTGGATGACGTCCTCAAGGAAGTCGGCGGCCTGTTCTCGGATGCCGGGATGATCCACTATGGTGGGGATGAGGTGAACTTCGGCTGGAAGAAATGGCCGGAACTGCCCGAGGTGAAGGAGCTGATGGCGAGGGAGAACCTCAAGGACAACGCCGCGGTGGAGGGCTGGTTCAACCGCCGCATGGCCAAGTCGGTGAACGACCTCGGCTTCAAGACCGCTGGATGGGACGAGATCGCCGTCCAAGGCCTGCCGAAGGACAAGACGGTCGTTTTCTGGTGGCGTCACGACAAGCCGGCGGTGCTGCGCCAGGCGCTGGAGGCCGGCTATCCGGTGGTGATGTGCCCGCGCCGCCCCTGCTACTTCGATTTCATCCAGGATGGCAGCCACAAGGATGGCCGCGTATGGGGTGGCTTCAATCCCATCTCGGACGTCTACCAGTTCCCGGCCTCGCTCAAGCTCTCCGAGAAGGACGAGAAGCAGGTGCTGGGCATCCAAGCCTGCCTGTGGACGGAAACGATGAAGACCCAGGCCCGTCGGGACACCATGACCTGGCCGCGCCTCATCGCTCTTGGCGAGGCCGGTTGGACTCCGGCCGACCGCAAGGACTTCGCCTCCTTCGAGACCCGTCTGCCGGCCGAACTGAAGTGGCTCAGGGCTCACGGCATCCAGACCTGGGACCCCTTCGCCAAGACCCCGGAAGTGTCTGACAAAGGGGCGAAAGTCGAGTATCCGGACAAGCCCGAGTGA
- a CDS encoding small basic protein — protein MSKHNSLKASGTVGGKRSVLKRFERVKLLKERGEWKAGRTPIGLPKTKHEG, from the coding sequence ATGTCCAAGCACAACAGCCTCAAGGCCAGCGGCACCGTTGGTGGCAAGCGTTCCGTCCTCAAGCGTTTCGAGCGCGTGAAGCTCCTCAAGGAGCGCGGCGAATGGAAAGCCGGTCGCACTCCGATCGGTCTGCCGAAGACCAAGCACGAAGGTTGA
- a CDS encoding pseudouridine synthase has product MSEEGIRLNKFLASCGIGSRRGCDEFIQTGRVEVNGHSCTNPGMRIGPEDHVKVDGRRVVAKTPVVVIFHKPRGFVCTKEDELGRETIYQFLPPALHHLHHVGRLDRDSEGLLILTNDGDLTQKLMHPSKSMEKEYHVTSNQPFENPHLDQFLVGIYTPEGKLKAKSIERQSARRIKIVLEHGAKRQIRVMFEAMGYQVTKLLRVRIGSLWLGDLEPGDFQQLNATEIGLLLKNPKAAGSAKVFTKDVIDERKAVEKAQKARAAASEAAGKPPAKKTAKPAARGAAQGFKPRAKSDLEKKPKPAKRGRPQATSRSERTPKRPGSKRHR; this is encoded by the coding sequence ATGAGCGAAGAAGGCATCCGCCTCAACAAGTTCCTAGCCTCCTGCGGCATCGGTTCCCGCCGTGGCTGCGACGAGTTCATCCAGACCGGCCGGGTGGAGGTCAACGGCCACTCGTGCACGAATCCGGGCATGCGCATCGGCCCGGAGGATCACGTGAAGGTGGATGGCCGCCGGGTGGTCGCGAAAACCCCGGTGGTGGTCATCTTCCACAAGCCGCGCGGCTTCGTCTGCACCAAGGAGGACGAGCTGGGACGCGAGACGATCTACCAGTTTTTGCCGCCCGCGCTGCATCACCTGCATCACGTCGGTCGCCTCGACCGCGATTCGGAAGGCCTGCTCATCCTCACCAACGACGGCGACCTGACGCAGAAGCTCATGCATCCGTCGAAGTCGATGGAGAAGGAGTATCACGTCACCTCGAACCAGCCGTTTGAGAACCCGCATCTAGACCAGTTCCTCGTCGGCATCTACACGCCGGAGGGCAAGCTGAAGGCGAAGTCGATCGAGCGCCAGTCCGCCCGCCGCATCAAGATCGTGCTCGAGCACGGCGCGAAGCGGCAGATCCGTGTGATGTTCGAGGCCATGGGCTATCAGGTCACCAAGCTGCTGCGCGTGCGCATTGGCTCGCTGTGGCTCGGCGATCTCGAGCCCGGCGATTTCCAGCAGCTCAATGCCACCGAAATCGGCCTGCTGCTGAAGAATCCGAAGGCCGCTGGCAGTGCCAAGGTCTTCACCAAGGACGTCATCGACGAGCGCAAGGCCGTGGAGAAGGCCCAGAAAGCCCGTGCCGCCGCCTCGGAAGCCGCTGGCAAGCCGCCCGCCAAAAAGACGGCGAAGCCCGCCGCCCGTGGTGCCGCCCAAGGCTTCAAGCCCCGCGCCAAGTCCGACTTGGAGAAAAAGCCGAAGCCCGCCAAGCGCGGCCGCCCGCAGGCCACCTCCCGCTCCGAGCGCACCCCGAAGCGCCCGGGCAGCAAGCGGCACCGGTGA
- a CDS encoding barstar family protein gives MTDPWPFDQPRNCATFTTAGVIHHGEPIIRVYHDEDDHGWQFHLKETEADEKPLLVCLEHIVNLDPTVLEIADLPPGWMAWRASRLEPWNRRETWANAARIEIAWASFDSQNQFYDSIALQCGWPDWHGKNLDALRDSWVTGGIDTNGPPYVFRFQCSAKMEEDMKAFAEVIHQIAKESVSENGGSFQELGAL, from the coding sequence ATGACCGATCCTTGGCCATTCGATCAGCCGCGCAATTGTGCGACTTTCACCACCGCTGGAGTGATCCACCACGGTGAACCGATCATTCGGGTGTACCATGATGAAGACGATCACGGCTGGCAATTTCACCTCAAGGAGACCGAGGCAGACGAAAAGCCGCTATTGGTCTGTCTTGAGCATATTGTGAATCTAGACCCCACTGTTCTGGAGATTGCGGATCTCCCTCCTGGATGGATGGCTTGGAGGGCATCAAGGTTGGAACCCTGGAATCGCCGCGAAACGTGGGCGAATGCCGCTCGAATCGAAATCGCGTGGGCATCGTTCGATTCCCAAAATCAGTTCTATGACTCTATTGCGCTCCAATGTGGCTGGCCCGATTGGCACGGAAAGAACCTCGATGCTCTCAGAGATTCATGGGTAACCGGAGGAATCGATACCAACGGTCCTCCATATGTTTTCCGCTTCCAATGTTCCGCCAAGATGGAGGAGGACATGAAGGCCTTTGCGGAGGTCATACATCAGATCGCAAAGGAGTCCGTGAGCGAAAACGGTGGCAGCTTTCAAGAGCTTGGCGCCCTCTAA
- the acs gene encoding acetate--CoA ligase: MSKSSKKDAKPKGAKKEKASSKAPATSHAADPVFTPSKEFSSKARISSLKQYKALHKESIEKPSTFWGREAKELVWRKPWKKVLDWKAPFAEWFQGGKLNVAENCVDRHAEGPRKNKAAIIWEGEPGDKRVITFGQLAKDVARFANVLEANGVKAKDRVLIYMPMVPEAAVAMLACARIGAVHSVVFGGFASEAIVDRLEDSGATAIVTADGGWRRGKIVPLKPAVDEALAKYDKVKTVIVLKRTGNETAMTEGRDVWWHDESAKVSSKHVAKAFDSEHPLFILYTSGSTGKPKGILHTSGGYLVGTYATCKYVFDMRDEDVYWCTADVGWITGHSYIVYGPLANGVTQVMYEGAPNHPDFGRFWQMIEEYGVTIFYTAPTAIRAFIKAGDHFPEKHDLSSLRLLGSVGEPINPEAWMWYYKKIGGSRCPIVDTWWQTETGAIMITPLPGATPCKPGTATLPFFGVDAAILDESGKECKANEDGRLVIRKPWPSMTRTIYNDKARYKKTYWSDYPGFYTAGDGARRDKDGNFWIIGRLDDVLNVSGHRLGTAEIESALVAHAAVAESAVIGRPDDLKGQAVVAFVTLKEGFESTEELRGKLRNHVGTVIGAIAKPDDIHFTPALPKTRSGKIMRRLLKELVTTGDVSGNTTTLEDHNVIANLRASLAR; this comes from the coding sequence ATGAGCAAGTCATCCAAAAAGGACGCGAAGCCCAAGGGCGCGAAGAAAGAGAAAGCCTCGTCGAAGGCCCCGGCCACCAGCCACGCGGCCGATCCGGTTTTCACCCCTTCGAAGGAGTTCTCCTCGAAGGCCCGCATTTCCTCCCTCAAGCAGTACAAGGCCCTCCACAAGGAATCGATCGAGAAGCCCTCGACCTTCTGGGGCCGTGAGGCGAAGGAACTGGTCTGGCGCAAGCCGTGGAAGAAGGTGCTCGATTGGAAGGCGCCGTTCGCGGAGTGGTTCCAGGGCGGCAAGCTGAACGTGGCCGAGAACTGCGTGGACCGTCACGCGGAAGGTCCGCGCAAGAACAAGGCCGCCATCATCTGGGAAGGCGAGCCGGGCGACAAGCGGGTGATCACCTTCGGCCAGCTTGCCAAGGATGTGGCCCGTTTCGCCAACGTGCTCGAGGCGAATGGAGTGAAGGCCAAGGACCGCGTGCTCATCTACATGCCGATGGTTCCCGAGGCCGCTGTGGCGATGCTCGCCTGCGCCCGCATCGGCGCGGTGCATTCCGTGGTGTTTGGTGGTTTCGCCTCCGAGGCGATCGTAGACCGCCTTGAAGACTCCGGCGCGACCGCCATCGTCACCGCGGATGGCGGCTGGCGTCGAGGCAAGATCGTTCCGCTCAAGCCCGCGGTCGACGAAGCCCTCGCAAAGTATGACAAGGTCAAGACCGTCATCGTCCTGAAGCGCACCGGCAACGAAACCGCCATGACCGAAGGCCGCGACGTGTGGTGGCACGACGAATCGGCGAAGGTTTCCTCGAAGCACGTCGCCAAGGCCTTCGATTCGGAGCACCCGCTGTTCATCCTCTACACCTCCGGTTCCACCGGAAAGCCGAAGGGCATCCTCCACACCTCCGGCGGCTACCTCGTCGGCACCTATGCCACCTGCAAGTACGTCTTCGACATGCGTGACGAGGACGTTTACTGGTGCACCGCCGATGTTGGCTGGATCACCGGCCACTCCTACATTGTTTACGGTCCGCTGGCCAATGGCGTCACCCAGGTGATGTACGAAGGCGCGCCGAACCACCCGGACTTCGGCCGCTTCTGGCAGATGATCGAGGAATACGGTGTGACGATCTTCTACACTGCGCCGACCGCCATCCGCGCCTTCATCAAGGCTGGCGACCATTTCCCGGAAAAGCACGACCTGTCCTCCCTGCGCTTGCTGGGCTCGGTGGGCGAGCCGATCAATCCGGAAGCTTGGATGTGGTATTACAAGAAGATCGGCGGCTCCCGCTGCCCGATCGTGGACACCTGGTGGCAGACCGAAACGGGTGCCATCATGATCACCCCGCTGCCGGGCGCGACCCCGTGCAAGCCGGGCACCGCCACCCTGCCGTTCTTCGGCGTGGACGCGGCGATCCTCGATGAGTCCGGCAAGGAGTGCAAAGCCAACGAGGATGGCCGGCTGGTCATCCGCAAGCCATGGCCGTCCATGACCCGCACGATTTACAACGACAAGGCCCGCTACAAGAAGACCTACTGGTCCGACTATCCGGGCTTCTACACCGCGGGCGACGGAGCCCGCCGCGACAAGGACGGCAATTTCTGGATCATCGGCCGCTTGGATGATGTGCTCAACGTTTCCGGTCACCGCCTCGGCACCGCCGAGATCGAGAGTGCCCTGGTTGCGCACGCCGCCGTGGCGGAATCCGCTGTGATCGGCCGTCCGGACGATCTCAAGGGCCAGGCCGTGGTGGCCTTCGTGACCCTGAAAGAGGGCTTCGAAAGCACGGAAGAGCTTCGCGGCAAGCTGCGGAACCACGTCGGAACCGTCATTGGCGCGATTGCCAAGCCGGACGACATCCACTTCACCCCGGCGCTGCCGAAAACCCGGTCCGGGAAGATCATGCGCCGCCTGTTGAAGGAGCTTGTCACCACGGGTGACGTTTCCGGCAACACAACAACGCTTGAAGATCACAACGTGATCGCCAATCTTCGGGCTTCGCTCGCCCGTTGA
- a CDS encoding S1 family peptidase, whose protein sequence is MQHSLKCLMLAVVGAVSLQSCSAPPPDPTIPGPAARHAASQRLTAVVITSRKELSGSPGSRFTLVSSPGDTDGGSATPVSNDGYFITADHVLAQSAGRRVFVVYRNSGNVRIAKARIVWRSYGGDVAVLHAPIPTPFYYHWTSPEKWLPVGTPVIHAGIATGFRSAPGKLSTELTPESPFTGNRKFKIDVPLQPGDSGGPVLDSHGDLVGINSAVEYLVPMETAFFIDSECSRPNVRSLAAIIERDRRSPRGKDRRSDS, encoded by the coding sequence ATGCAACATTCGCTCAAGTGCCTCATGCTCGCGGTGGTCGGCGCGGTATCGTTGCAATCCTGTTCGGCTCCTCCTCCGGACCCGACCATCCCCGGCCCGGCGGCACGCCACGCCGCGTCCCAGCGCCTCACGGCCGTGGTGATCACCAGCCGCAAGGAACTCTCCGGCTCGCCGGGCAGCCGTTTCACCCTCGTCAGTTCGCCCGGCGATACCGATGGCGGCTCCGCCACGCCGGTCAGCAATGACGGCTATTTCATCACCGCGGACCACGTGCTGGCCCAGTCCGCTGGCCGCAGGGTCTTCGTGGTCTATCGGAATAGCGGCAATGTCCGCATCGCGAAGGCACGCATCGTCTGGCGCTCCTATGGTGGTGACGTGGCCGTGCTCCACGCGCCGATCCCAACACCTTTTTACTACCACTGGACCTCACCGGAAAAATGGCTGCCAGTAGGCACGCCGGTGATCCACGCGGGCATCGCCACCGGTTTCCGCTCGGCCCCAGGCAAGCTTTCCACCGAACTCACACCGGAGAGCCCGTTTACCGGCAACCGCAAGTTCAAGATCGACGTGCCGCTCCAGCCGGGTGACAGCGGCGGCCCGGTCCTCGATTCCCATGGCGATCTGGTGGGGATCAATTCCGCCGTGGAGTATCTCGTGCCGATGGAGACCGCATTCTTCATTGATTCCGAGTGCAGCCGGCCGAATGTTCGTTCCTTGGCGGCGATCATTGAAAGGGACCGCCGATCCCCACGCGGCAAAGACCGACGCTCCGATTCATGA
- a CDS encoding A/G-specific adenine glycosylase — MLKPRATRDPLHEPLPFRDALAVWFGQNGRDYPWRRTTDPWAVLVSEVMLQQTQIATVLGRGYYTRFLSLFPDPATLAVAEDEPLLKAWEGLGYYRRARMLRETARAVTAAGGFPDSLDTLQKLPGIGRYTANALRAFAHDRPAAVVDGNVARVLARLLDYHHAVDSPSGLKHLWEVAERLADPHRPRIYNSAIMELGQTFCRPGVPDCLACPVSAFCKTPEPSALPVKTAKPKTERIHTHVLWARDRMGRILLHQEQGKRRQGLWKLPERTPEETADLPEIATRTYGITRFHVTMHIHECADAPAREGESWHPEEAIATLAMPSPYRKAVEALLA; from the coding sequence GTGCTGAAACCCCGAGCCACCCGCGATCCCCTCCATGAACCTCTGCCGTTCCGAGACGCGCTGGCAGTGTGGTTCGGACAAAACGGCCGGGACTACCCATGGCGGCGGACCACCGATCCATGGGCGGTGCTGGTGTCCGAGGTGATGCTCCAACAGACCCAGATCGCCACGGTGCTGGGACGTGGTTACTACACGCGCTTTCTTTCTCTCTTTCCGGACCCCGCGACACTGGCGGTGGCGGAGGACGAACCGCTGCTGAAAGCGTGGGAAGGCCTCGGCTACTACCGCCGCGCGCGGATGCTGCGGGAAACAGCCCGGGCCGTCACTGCGGCGGGCGGTTTCCCGGATTCGCTCGATACGCTGCAAAAACTGCCGGGGATCGGTCGCTACACTGCCAATGCCCTGCGAGCCTTCGCCCACGACCGGCCCGCCGCCGTGGTGGATGGAAATGTGGCCCGGGTGCTGGCGCGGTTGCTCGACTATCATCACGCGGTCGATTCGCCCTCCGGACTGAAGCATTTGTGGGAAGTGGCGGAGCGCCTTGCCGATCCGCATCGCCCGCGCATCTACAACTCGGCCATCATGGAGCTGGGGCAGACCTTCTGCCGTCCCGGCGTGCCGGACTGCCTGGCCTGCCCGGTGTCCGCCTTCTGCAAAACCCCGGAACCATCCGCCCTACCGGTGAAGACCGCGAAGCCAAAGACCGAGCGCATCCACACCCATGTCCTTTGGGCACGCGACCGCATGGGCCGCATCCTTCTCCATCAGGAACAGGGCAAGCGCCGGCAGGGCTTGTGGAAGCTGCCGGAACGCACGCCGGAGGAAACCGCGGACCTGCCGGAGATCGCCACCCGCACCTACGGCATCACCCGTTTCCACGTGACGATGCACATCCACGAATGCGCGGACGCCCCGGCCCGCGAGGGCGAATCCTGGCATCCGGAGGAAGCCATCGCCACACTGGCGATGCCCTCACCCTACCGGAAAGCGGTCGAGGCGTTGTTGGCATAG
- the rnhC gene encoding ribonuclease HIII: MSLTSYTAPLTAAQAQTLREVLERQGFDFEPKQYALYSARKGKLNVTVYEKGPKVLVQGKETEDFITFTLEPEILGEAKLGYEEVNDPEMFAPHFGIDESGKGDFFGPLVIAGVYTDGSVARKLMEAGVMDSKRISSAAKIRKLAEIIRNTPGCQSEVVAIGPEKYNEMHASFGNLNRLLAWGHARVIELLLAKRPDCPRALSDQFARPEVLQRALKQKGLSIQLDQRTKGESDIAVAAASILARERFVTWMDKTSEACGVTLPLGASAAVIAAGKALVAACGAEALGKVAKLHFRTTGAVLGLSMASDDESAEDGTESA, from the coding sequence ATGTCGCTGACGTCCTACACCGCCCCGCTTACCGCCGCCCAGGCGCAGACCCTGCGCGAGGTGTTAGAGCGGCAGGGCTTCGACTTCGAGCCGAAGCAGTACGCACTCTACTCCGCCCGCAAGGGCAAGCTGAACGTCACGGTCTATGAAAAAGGGCCGAAGGTGCTGGTGCAGGGGAAGGAGACGGAGGATTTCATCACCTTCACGCTGGAGCCGGAGATCCTCGGCGAGGCGAAGCTGGGCTACGAGGAGGTGAACGATCCCGAGATGTTCGCCCCGCACTTCGGCATTGATGAGAGCGGGAAGGGGGATTTCTTCGGCCCGCTGGTGATCGCCGGAGTCTATACGGATGGCAGTGTGGCCCGGAAGCTGATGGAGGCCGGGGTCATGGACTCCAAGCGCATCTCCAGCGCCGCGAAGATCCGCAAGCTCGCGGAAATCATCCGCAATACCCCCGGCTGCCAGTCCGAGGTCGTCGCCATCGGCCCGGAGAAATACAACGAGATGCACGCGTCCTTTGGCAATCTCAACCGCCTGCTCGCCTGGGGCCACGCCCGGGTGATCGAGCTGTTGCTCGCGAAGCGCCCGGACTGCCCGCGCGCGCTGAGCGACCAGTTCGCCCGGCCGGAGGTACTCCAGCGGGCGCTCAAACAAAAAGGCCTCTCCATCCAGCTCGACCAGCGGACCAAGGGTGAATCCGACATCGCCGTGGCGGCCGCCTCGATCCTCGCCCGTGAACGCTTCGTCACCTGGATGGACAAGACTTCCGAGGCCTGCGGAGTGACCCTGCCGCTGGGCGCATCCGCCGCCGTGATCGCCGCCGGGAAGGCCCTCGTGGCCGCCTGCGGGGCCGAGGCGTTAGGGAAGGTGGCCAAGCTCCATTTCCGGACTACCGGTGCCGTTCTCGGATTGTCAATGGCTTCTGACGATGAATCTGCGGAGGATGGCACGGAATCCGCATGA